The genomic window GTAGGCTCTGGCCTGGGCGGCCAGTTGGTCGATGCGCTCCGGTGCCAGTTCGTAGAGGATGAACTTGCCCTCCTGGCCGGCCCGCCCCACCAGCCCGGCCTCCACCAGGAGGCGGAGGTGGCGGGAGACGGTGGATTCGTTGAGCCCCAGGCGCCGCGCCATCTCCTGCGCCGGGAGCCGCTCCCGGGCGATCAGCCGGAGGAGCTTGAAGCGGGTGGCGTCGGCCAGGGCGGAGAAGCCCAGGAGCAGGCTCTCGGGGGCCTCCTCGGGCTCGCCGGCCGCCCGGTGCATCGGGTCGTAGAAGAAGATCTGCGTGCGGTCGAGCCGGTAGAACATCAGTCGCCGGGGGCTGAAAGCGGACGGGACGAAGAGGATCCGGCTGAGGTCCTCCAGGGGGACCCGCATCCCCTTGCCCCAGTGGAGGATCAAGGCGTCGCCGTCGCCCGCGACGCTGACGCGGTCGGAGAAGCGGGTGATGAACGAGACGGGATCCGTCTGCGCCAGCAGCCCGGCCTCCCGCTGCAGCGATTCGGTGAGCACCCCGACCCGGGCCCCGATCTCCGGCGAGACCGCTTCCCAGAAGGCGAGCAGGTCCGCCGCCAGCTCGGGATCCCGGTCGCCCAGGCGCCGCAGGGCGTCCGGCGTGGGGAGCGATGTCGTGTCCTCCAGCTCCAGCGCGAGGGCGAAGAGGTCGGTGCGCTGGCCGTGGGCGTGCAGCCGGTCCAGCAGCCCCTCGGGCAGCCGGTCCAGCACCCGTTTCTCCCACGGGGCCGGGGGGCCGAACCGCTCGGGGTTCTGGATGACCAGCAGCGAGAGCGCCAGGTCCAGCAGGGGCGAGTAGCGGAACTGGATCAGCTGCCTGAGCCGGTCGCGATCGGTCATGGGGCTCACCTCGATAATTGCGTCTCCGTGCAAGTCAAATGTAGCATTGGTTGTATGAAGAGTCAAGTGAGAGATTGTCGGGTACCTCGGTTCCGAGGGCACCCCTCGTGAAGGGGATCTGCGCGTGGCGGTTCTATGGATCGGCGCCCAGATTGGCGTCGAGATCGGCGCTCAAATCGGTGTACAGGTCGCCCAGAAAGGCGTGAACATACTCGGCCCGCTGTTCCGTCTTCTATTGGGATTCAACTTCAAGTCATTGGGGGGATACCGTGACGCTCGCGGTACAGCGCGTATCCAAGGCGTTCGGTCCGGTGAAGGCGGTGCAGGACGTCTCCTTCACGGTTCCGGCGGGGCGGGTCTGTGGGCTGCTGGGCTCCAACGGCGCCGGCAAGACGACCACGATGCGGATGATCATGCGCATCTTCCTGCCCGACCAGGGAGAGATCCGGTGGCAGGGCAGGCCCGTCACGGACGCGGTGCGGGCCGGCTTCGGCTACCTGCCGGAGGAGCGGGGGCTCTACCCCAAGATGCAGGTGCGGGAGCAGCTCATCTACCTCACGCAGCTGAAGGGGCTCACCCGGTCCGAGGCCGCCCGGCGGGCGGACCTGTGGATAGACAGGCTGGATCTGGGCGAGTACGCCCTGCGGAAGGTGGAGCAGCTCTCCAAGGGCAATCAGCAGAAGGTCCAGTTTGCGGCGGCCGCAGCCAGCGGCCCTGAGCTGTGCATCCTCGACGAGCCCTTCACCGGCCTCGACCCCGTGAACACCATGGTCATGGAGCAGGCCTTCCGGACCCTGGCCGGCGAGGGCACGACCATCCTCTTCTCGTCCCACAACATGGACCAGGTGGAGGCCCTGTGCGACGACGTGGTGCTCATGCACCGCTCGCGGGTGGTGCTGTCCGGCTCCCTGCGCGACGTGAAGCGGGCCGCCCGGCGGCAGACGGTCCGGCTCCGGCTCGAGTCGGGGGACTACGGCTTCCTGCGGGAGTTCCCCGGATTGCGCACCCAGTCGGCCGCCGCCGGGGCGATCGAGATCTCCATCCCCGACGGGCTTGACCCCAACCGCCTGCTGGCCCGGGCGATGGCGGCCGGCACGGTGACCGAGTGGTCGCTGGGCGAGCCGTCGCTGCGGGAGATCTACATTGAAAAGGTAGGTGGGGCGGATGCGTAACCTCTGGCTCGTCACCCGGCGGGAGTTCCTGAGCCGGATCAGGTCCGGGGCCTTCATCTTCTCCACCCTCATCATGATGGTCGCCCTTCTGGGCGCGACCCTGATCCCGGTCCTGATGCAGGGCTCCTCCGAGCCCCTGACGGTCATCGTGCTGGACCGCACGGGCAAGGTGTACCCGCCCCTCGAAGACGCGGTGGCCCGGCTGCGGGGCGGCAGCCGGAACGTATCGCTCATGCCGGGCGAAGGGGACGAGGAGCGCATCATGGCGGAGGCACGCGCCCAGAACGCGGCCGTGCTGATCATCGAGGGCACCTATCCCGGCGGCCTGCACGCGCGGTACCTCTACACCAGCATGGGCGACCTGAGCGACGCCCACCTGGTCCTCGAACTGCTGCAGCAGCATGTCCGGGCGGCCCGCCTGAACGAGCGGGGACTGCCTCCCGAGGTGGCCGTGGAGGTGCTGCAGCCGCTGACAATCGAGACGCGCCAGCTCACGGCGCGGGAGGAGCGCACCGCCAACGAGTTCATGGGCAGCATCTTCCTGGCCATGGGCGCCGTCATGTCGGTCTACCTGATCACCGTCATCAACAGCCAGTTCGTCTTCCAGGGGGTGCTGGAGGAGAAGGTCTCCCGGGTGGTGGAGGTGATGGCCGCGGCGGTGCGGCCCACCGAGATGATGGTGGGCAAGATCCTCGGCCTCGGCCTGCTGGGCGTCGTCCAGTACGCGGGCATGATGGCCGCCTGGCTGGCCGGCAACATCCTGAGCGCCAGGGCCATGGATGTGCCGGTGGGGTCCATCACGCCTCAGGTGGCATTGCTGATCATGGCCTTCATCGTGCTGAGCTACGCCATGAGCTCCTCGGTGCTGGCGGCCCTGGGCGCCACCGTCAGCCGCATGGAGGACAGCCAGACCGTGGTCTCCCCGGTGCTGCTCCTGATGATGCTGCCGATGTTCTTCATCACCCCGGTGATGAGCGCGCCCAACGGCACCCTGGCCACGGTGCTCTCCCTCGTCCCGATCTGGACGCCGACCGTCATGCTGCTCCGGGTGATGCTGGCCGAGGTGCCCGCCGTGCAGGTCGTGATCTCCCTGGCGGTGCTCGTTGCCACCACCGGCCTGCTGGCCTGGGCCAGCGGCAGGATCTACCGGGCCGCCCTGCTCACCTTCGGCACCCGGCCCACCCTGAAGCAGCTGTGGCAGTACCTGCGGACGGGATAGGCGGCGGCAGCGGGCGAGCGTCACGGCCGGAGCGCGCGACGCGGTCGGAGCCAGCGCCCCGGCCGCCACGAGCACGCGCAACGAGCGGTGTGAGGGGGCGTACCCGGTGAGACGCGCAAACACCGCGGACAGACGAAACAGCGCACCCGGCGAGGGTGCGCTGTTCTGCTACCGATCCTTGGGCGGCATGGGGGTGGGCGTGGGCTCCAACCCCTGTGCCTGGTACTTCCTGTCGATCTCCAGCCGAATCTCGTACAGCGACTTGCCGTCCTCGAGCCCCGCCATCACGTCACGCGTGATGTCAACGCAGATCTGTCAGGCAGACGCGTGGCGGTCGAAGGCGATGACCTTGCCCTGGGCGTCCCGCTGGTAGTAGCAGGCCGAGTTGCCGCCGTGCATCTCGCCGCAGCCGCAGTAGCAGGGGATGTACTGCAGCTCCTCGTGGTGGTACGCGGCCCAGATGTAGGCCTCCCTGTACTGCTTCGGCATCCCCTTGAACCACGCCGGCTCCGCCGGGAAGTCCTCCGGCAGCTTGTCGGCCACCTGGGTGGTCGAACCCTTGCCGGATCCGCCGCCGCCGCAGCCGGCGGCCAGGCCCGCAAGCGCCACCAGCATCAGGAGCAGCGCCGCCAGGTGCCACCCCTTCCACTTCCGTCGCAACTTCCGCTGCTCCGTGGCCATCTGCATCCCCCGTTTCGCTGATCTGTCGCTCTCCATTCTCACCGGAGAGTGTGGAGAAAGTGTGAAGGCCGCTGTCAGGGGCGGATGAGCCCCTCCCGCACGGCCCAGGCCACCGCCTGCGCCCGGTTCTGCATCTGCAGCTTCGCCAGGATCGATTTCAGATGGTGCTTCACCGTGTTCTCGGAGATGAACAGCGCCTCGGCGATCTCCCGGTTGGTCGCGCCGGCGGCACAGCGCTCCAGCACCTCCAGCTCCCGGGCCGAGAGCTTCGGGCCCTCGTCGGCTGCGGAGGGGGAGGGATCCTCCTCCGGACGCGGGCGGAGCTCCTGCAGGACCTTGGTCGCCATGGCGCCGGCGATGGGGGCCTCGCCCCGGGCGGCGCCCCGCACGGCTCCGAAGAGCGCCTCGGGCTCCAGGTCCTTCAGCAGGTAGCCCTGGGCGCCGCGCTTCAGCGCCTCCAGCAGGTCGTCACCGTCGTCGGAGTAGGTGAGCACGACGATCGCCGCATCCGGCATCCGCTGGTGGATGCGCGGGATCGCCTCCAGGCCGGAGCAGCGGGGCATCTCCAGGTCCAGCAGGATCACGTCCGGCCTGAGCTCCCCCGCCAGCGCCTCGGCCTCGAGGCCGTCGGCCGCCTCACCGACCACGGCGATGTCCGGCTGTGTGGCCAGGAGCCGGGCGATACCCTTCCGGACCAGGGTGTGGTCATCGGCCAACAGCACCTTGATCTGCGACATGGTTGCTCCCTCCTTCCGCCACCGGCACGGCGAACTTCACCGTCGTCCCCCTGCCGAGCTCCGACGTGATCTCGAGCCGCCCCTGCACCGACTCCATCCGTTCCCGCATGATGCCCAGCCCGAAGTGGAACTGCGCCGGCCCCGGGGTCTTCTCCAGCTCGAACCCGCAGCCGTCGTCCCGGATGGCCAGCACCAGGGAGTGGCCGTCGCGCCAGGCGTTGAACGAGACCGTACGGGCGCCGGAGTGGTTCCGCACGTTGTTCAGGGCCTCCTGCACCACCCGGGTCAGCTGCGACTCCACGCGGTCAGGCAGGTGGGCGGGCACCGCATCCCGGCCCGTCATCTCCACCCGGATGCCGGTCTGCTCCTGGAAGAGGCGCAGATGCTCGGCCCAGCGCTCCCAGAGCGGGGCGAGCGGCGGGCCGCTCTCCTTGAGCTGGAAGATCGACCGCCGCACGTCCTGGTGCGACTCCTTCAGCACCGCCCGCAGGTCGACGATCTCGCTGAGCAGCTCCTCGGTCTGGCCCACCCTGGCCATGCCCTCCATCAGGTGGAGGCGCACGCCGAAGAGGGTGAGGGTCTGGCCGAAGGAGTCGTGCATCTCCCGGGCCAGCCGCTGCCGCTCCTCCAGCGCGGCCAGGTGCCGCATGCGGGCCAGCAGGTCTACGTTCTCCACCGCGATGGAGAGGTGGCTGGCCAGGTTGGAGAGCAGCATCAGGTCCTCGTCATTCATCCGCACCCGGCGCCGGTGGCCCACGAAGAGCACGCCGTACTGCCGGTCGTGCACCCGCATCGGCACCGCCAGGGCCGCCTTGAGCCCCAGCCGCCCCACCGCGGCCGCTGCCTCCCCGTTGGCCGCCACGTCGGCCCGGATGTCCTGGGTGACGTAGGGACGCCCGGCGACCAGGAGCCGCCCGACTACGCTGCCCGCCAGCGGCAGCGGCGGGAGGGCGCCGGCGGCATCCGGCCCGACGACCACCTGCCAGGTGAGCTCCAGCGTCCCCTCGTGCAGGGTGCCCCAGCCGGCCACATCGGCCTCCATGACGCCCCGGGCCTTCTCCAGCAGGCGCTCCAGGTTCCGGTCCAGGTCGCCCACCGCGGCCAGCTCCCGGCCCACCTGGTAGAGCGACTCCACCTGGCGCCGCCGGAGGGCCAGCTCCCGCTCCAGGCGGGTGCGCTCGCTGACGTCCCAGAACAGCAGGTAGAACTCGTCGGCCGAGAGCGCCGTCACCGAGACCGCAACGGCCACCTCG from Symbiobacterium terraclitae includes these protein-coding regions:
- a CDS encoding ArsR/SmtB family transcription factor, with the translated sequence MTDRDRLRQLIQFRYSPLLDLALSLLVIQNPERFGPPAPWEKRVLDRLPEGLLDRLHAHGQRTDLFALALELEDTTSLPTPDALRRLGDRDPELAADLLAFWEAVSPEIGARVGVLTESLQREAGLLAQTDPVSFITRFSDRVSVAGDGDALILHWGKGMRVPLEDLSRILFVPSAFSPRRLMFYRLDRTQIFFYDPMHRAAGEPEEAPESLLLGFSALADATRFKLLRLIARERLPAQEMARRLGLNESTVSRHLRLLVEAGLVGRAGQEGKFILYELAPERIDQLAAQARAYLGRDRE
- a CDS encoding ABC transporter ATP-binding protein; its protein translation is MTLAVQRVSKAFGPVKAVQDVSFTVPAGRVCGLLGSNGAGKTTTMRMIMRIFLPDQGEIRWQGRPVTDAVRAGFGYLPEERGLYPKMQVREQLIYLTQLKGLTRSEAARRADLWIDRLDLGEYALRKVEQLSKGNQQKVQFAAAAASGPELCILDEPFTGLDPVNTMVMEQAFRTLAGEGTTILFSSHNMDQVEALCDDVVLMHRSRVVLSGSLRDVKRAARRQTVRLRLESGDYGFLREFPGLRTQSAAAGAIEISIPDGLDPNRLLARAMAAGTVTEWSLGEPSLREIYIEKVGGADA
- a CDS encoding ABC transporter permease: MRNLWLVTRREFLSRIRSGAFIFSTLIMMVALLGATLIPVLMQGSSEPLTVIVLDRTGKVYPPLEDAVARLRGGSRNVSLMPGEGDEERIMAEARAQNAAVLIIEGTYPGGLHARYLYTSMGDLSDAHLVLELLQQHVRAARLNERGLPPEVAVEVLQPLTIETRQLTAREERTANEFMGSIFLAMGAVMSVYLITVINSQFVFQGVLEEKVSRVVEVMAAAVRPTEMMVGKILGLGLLGVVQYAGMMAAWLAGNILSARAMDVPVGSITPQVALLIMAFIVLSYAMSSSVLAALGATVSRMEDSQTVVSPVLLLMMLPMFFITPVMSAPNGTLATVLSLVPIWTPTVMLLRVMLAEVPAVQVVISLAVLVATTGLLAWASGRIYRAALLTFGTRPTLKQLWQYLRTG
- a CDS encoding PCYCGC motif-containing (lipo)protein; this translates as MESDRSAKRGMQMATEQRKLRRKWKGWHLAALLLMLVALAGLAAGCGGGGSGKGSTTQVADKLPEDFPAEPAWFKGMPKQYREAYIWAAYHHEELQYIPCYCGCGEMHGGNSACYYQRDAQGKVIAFDRHASAUQICVDITRDVMAGLEDGKSLYEIRLEIDRKYQAQGLEPTPTPMPPKDR
- a CDS encoding response regulator, which produces MSQIKVLLADDHTLVRKGIARLLATQPDIAVVGEAADGLEAEALAGELRPDVILLDLEMPRCSGLEAIPRIHQRMPDAAIVVLTYSDDGDDLLEALKRGAQGYLLKDLEPEALFGAVRGAARGEAPIAGAMATKVLQELRPRPEEDPSPSAADEGPKLSARELEVLERCAAGATNREIAEALFISENTVKHHLKSILAKLQMQNRAQAVAWAVREGLIRP
- a CDS encoding GAF domain-containing protein, which gives rise to MEMRRMRPAVTAISAGAVLIVEVLRRSGHLQESWIWTAVLVAGVVLFTHMVFNRLEALGRTLDLQQQRMERLFSSTAVGIVLVGQGCRILRANPAACRLTEYAAADLEGKKVCSDLFTRDSAGQPICFSQCLGMVARGDTSQMRNMSLRTRSGREVAVAVSVTALSADEFYLLFWDVSERTRLERELALRRRQVESLYQVGRELAAVGDLDRNLERLLEKARGVMEADVAGWGTLHEGTLELTWQVVVGPDAAGALPPLPLAGSVVGRLLVAGRPYVTQDIRADVAANGEAAAAVGRLGLKAALAVPMRVHDRQYGVLFVGHRRRVRMNDEDLMLLSNLASHLSIAVENVDLLARMRHLAALEERQRLAREMHDSFGQTLTLFGVRLHLMEGMARVGQTEELLSEIVDLRAVLKESHQDVRRSIFQLKESGPPLAPLWERWAEHLRLFQEQTGIRVEMTGRDAVPAHLPDRVESQLTRVVQEALNNVRNHSGARTVSFNAWRDGHSLVLAIRDDGCGFELEKTPGPAQFHFGLGIMRERMESVQGRLEITSELGRGTTVKFAVPVAEGGSNHVADQGAVGR